The following are encoded in a window of bacterium genomic DNA:
- a CDS encoding tRNA uridine(34) 5-carboxymethylaminomethyl modification radical SAM/GNAT enzyme Elp3, whose product MARAESENASRKSPRPVFDPLPHEPELVAIIEKLLAEGGFEPGRLDAILREHPRGGKALFSRSQLIAGYRQFSPQHGWPLAERDFAARLRKRKVRTLSGVAPVTVLTKPYPCPGQCIFCPSDVRMPKSYLSAEPGAQRATRHEFDPYRQTQARLRAFYELGHPTDKVELIVLGGTWSFYPETYRIWFVKRCLDALNDFGEDGAGSIEKAVGAGKFMDFLDLDASFDGGSPEASYNRVVTRHLRRVLDGELLSPGEAASRPELEVAQKRNETGRSRMVGLSLETRPDHLDDAEVLSLRRLGATKVQIGVQSLSDEVLERNRRGHDSAQTRDAIRRLRAAGFKIHAHWMPNLCGATPESDLEDFEQIFSDPAIRPDELKIYPTSLIETAELMRYYREGTWRPYEEDELVELVAQAIERTPAYCRLTRVIRDISAGDIVVGNKTANLRQVAERRLAERGVRPAEIRSREIRDREFDPAELHIDEIQYQTTVGWEHFLQVIDEQERLFGFLRLSLPERACFPHEIAHSAMIREVHVYGAMSRLGEREGGHAQHLGLGRRLIERAVQIASESGYADLAVISALGTRTYYDALGFERGELYQHRALEAQS is encoded by the coding sequence ATGGCCCGAGCTGAATCCGAAAACGCTTCGCGCAAATCGCCCCGGCCGGTGTTCGATCCGCTTCCTCACGAGCCGGAACTCGTGGCGATCATCGAGAAGCTACTCGCGGAAGGCGGTTTCGAGCCCGGGCGCCTCGATGCGATTCTGCGGGAGCACCCGCGAGGCGGCAAGGCGCTTTTCTCTCGCAGCCAGCTGATCGCCGGCTATCGCCAATTTTCCCCTCAACACGGCTGGCCGCTTGCGGAACGCGATTTTGCTGCTCGGCTGCGCAAGCGCAAGGTGCGGACGCTCAGCGGTGTCGCGCCCGTCACAGTGCTGACCAAACCGTATCCGTGTCCCGGTCAGTGCATTTTCTGCCCGAGCGACGTTCGCATGCCCAAGAGCTATCTCTCGGCCGAGCCCGGTGCCCAGCGGGCGACCCGGCACGAGTTCGATCCGTACCGCCAGACCCAGGCGCGGCTGCGCGCGTTCTACGAACTGGGGCATCCAACCGACAAGGTGGAGCTGATCGTGCTCGGAGGGACCTGGTCGTTCTACCCCGAGACCTATCGCATCTGGTTCGTCAAACGCTGTCTCGATGCGCTCAACGATTTCGGCGAGGACGGGGCGGGGTCGATAGAAAAGGCAGTAGGGGCGGGGAAGTTCATGGACTTCCTCGATCTGGACGCGAGCTTTGATGGCGGCTCGCCAGAGGCCAGCTACAACCGGGTCGTCACGCGGCACCTGCGTCGCGTCCTCGATGGCGAACTGCTCTCGCCCGGGGAGGCGGCCAGCCGGCCTGAACTCGAAGTGGCCCAGAAACGCAATGAGACCGGTCGCAGCCGCATGGTCGGCCTCTCGCTCGAGACGCGGCCCGATCATCTCGACGATGCCGAGGTGCTTTCGCTGAGGCGGCTGGGCGCGACGAAGGTCCAGATCGGCGTGCAGAGCCTGTCGGACGAAGTGCTCGAACGGAACCGACGCGGTCACGACAGCGCACAGACGCGCGATGCGATCCGACGTCTGCGGGCGGCCGGTTTCAAGATCCACGCGCACTGGATGCCGAATCTCTGCGGTGCGACCCCGGAATCCGATCTGGAGGATTTCGAGCAGATTTTCTCGGATCCCGCGATCCGGCCCGACGAACTGAAAATCTACCCGACCAGTTTGATCGAGACGGCCGAGTTGATGCGGTACTACCGGGAGGGTACCTGGCGTCCCTACGAAGAGGACGAACTCGTCGAACTGGTGGCCCAGGCAATCGAGCGAACACCGGCCTACTGCCGTCTCACGCGGGTGATTCGCGATATCTCGGCCGGGGACATCGTGGTCGGCAATAAGACGGCCAATCTGCGCCAGGTGGCCGAGCGAAGGCTGGCGGAGCGGGGTGTCCGACCCGCCGAGATCCGCTCACGCGAGATCCGCGACCGGGAGTTCGATCCAGCCGAACTGCACATCGACGAGATTCAGTATCAAACGACAGTGGGTTGGGAGCATTTTCTTCAGGTGATCGATGAGCAGGAAAGATTGTTCGGTTTCCTGCGGCTTTCACTGCCCGAGCGAGCCTGTTTCCCTCACGAGATCGCGCATAGCGCCATGATTCGCGAGGTCCACGTGTACGGTGCGATGTCTCGTCTGGGCGAGCGCGAAGGCGGACACGCTCAGCACCTGGGCCTCGGGCGCAGGCTGATCGAGCGCGCGGTGCAGATTGCCAGCGAATCGGGTTACGCGGACCTGGCCGTGATCTCGGCGTTGGGTACGCGCACCTACTACGATGCACTGGGGTTCGAGCGAGGAGAACTCTACCAGCACAGGGCGCTGGAGGCGCAGTCCTAG